Proteins encoded within one genomic window of Manduca sexta isolate Smith_Timp_Sample1 chromosome 18, JHU_Msex_v1.0, whole genome shotgun sequence:
- the LOC115439799 gene encoding uncharacterized protein LOC115439799, translating to MTMMMTKLFFVFLCGTYARNIDELDLEVESNTMLKILRDMATQTKADTLNLPANASSIRENITDTFSCENRTYGYYADVDNDCQVFHICLPTQLPSGRAVTYRYSFICPNETVFNQEVMVCTRPIDAIDCEDSPLYYDLNQEIGKVPNNTDENASETTEKKETQMVIPTVPKRKEDKRKQNIVIENLIKEVVNEELKDRLQEFVEQHSDVMPVEMPEINSEDIQEVVVENEPKYEDIEDAFPITDDDVEGRIAMERSMKNVGRGAFRFRADV from the exons ATGacaatgatgatgacaaagttgTTCTTCGTATTTCTATGCGGGACGTACGCTAGGAATATAGATGAGTTGGACCTTGAAGTCGAGAGTAATACTATGCTCAAAATATTACGG GATATGGCAACACAAACAAAAGCCGACACATTGAATTTACCAGCCAATGCATCGTCCATACGAGAAAATATTACGGATACTTTTAG TTGTGAGAACCGAACGTATGGCTACTACGCCGATGTCGACAACGATTGTCAAGTGTTCCACATCTGTCTGCCAACTCAATTACCCTCGGGAAGAGCTGTCACGTATAGATACAGTTTTATATGTCCCAATGAAACTGTATTCAATCAG gaaGTAATGGTGTGTACAAGACCGATAGACGCCATCGACTGCGAAGACTCTCCATTGTACTACGACTTAAACCAAGAAATCGGTAAAGTACCCAATAATACCGACGAAAACGCCTCCGAGACTACGGAAAAGAAAGAGACACAAATGGTCATTCCAACAGTCCCGAAAAGGAAAGAAGATAAACGCAAGCAAAATATTGTTATCGAAAACCTTATCAAGGAAGTCGTCAATGAGGAATTAAAGGATAGGTTACAGGAGTTTGTCGAGCAGCACTCAGATGTTATGCCTGTCGAAATGCCTGAAATTAACTCAGAAGACATCCAAGAAGTGGTAGTGGAAAATGAAcctaaatatgaagatattgaGGATGCTTTTCCTATAACCGATGATGACGTCGAAGGAAGGATAGCTATGGAAAGGAGTATGAAAAACGTGGGAAGAGGAGCATTTAGATTTAGGGCCGATGTTTAA